The Metamycoplasma phocicerebrale genome includes a region encoding these proteins:
- a CDS encoding 23S rRNA (pseudouridine(1915)-N(3))-methyltransferase RlmH: MKINIIAVGSLSSEYKKIYDQYLKKISFLANLNLIEIKEVINENIDLKIAKETEMIFSKVPKNSKIIYLSLKGKQMSSEEFSDLFVEDNMTFVIGGSNGVQEDKFQNKINFSKMTFPHQLFRIMLVEQIYRSLAIKKNIKYHK; this comes from the coding sequence ATGAAAATTAATATAATTGCAGTAGGGTCATTATCTAGCGAATATAAAAAAATATATGATCAATACCTTAAAAAAATTTCTTTTCTAGCTAATTTAAATTTAATTGAAATTAAAGAAGTAATCAATGAAAATATTGATTTAAAAATTGCAAAAGAAACAGAAATGATTTTTTCTAAAGTTCCAAAGAATTCAAAAATTATATATTTGTCTTTAAAAGGAAAACAAATGTCGAGCGAAGAATTTTCAGATTTATTTGTTGAAGATAATATGACTTTTGTAATAGGTGGCTCTAATGGAGTTCAAGAAGATAAATTTCAAAATAAAATTAATTTTTCAAAAATGACTTTTCCTCATCAACTTTTTAGAATAATGTTAGTTGAACAAATA
- the mnmG gene encoding tRNA uridine-5-carboxymethylaminomethyl(34) synthesis enzyme MnmG produces MINKEYDAIVIGGGHAGIEAVFALAKRNLKVALITLNIKRLAMLPCNPSIGGSAKGIITREIDTLGGVQGIFADKSMIQIKMLNTSKGPAVWSLRAQIDKEKYSEIILEAIQKEKNITLIEDEVVDLIVQNNKCLGVETLQNNEIHSKVTIMTTGVYMNSRILRGTDIKNDGPDGEKNSSVLSQNLAKYGFEIQRLKTGTPCRIYTDSIDFSKVEQEVLDKTELHFSKHSNIRLDEQTSCFLTHTTPKTKEIVLKNLDRSSLYSGIIVGIGPRYCPSIEDKIVRFQEKETHHVFFEPETSRGDIMYINGLSTSMPVDVQDEMIRSVPGLENARIQKYGYAIEYDAINPLELYKSLESKVLENFFSAGQPNGTSGYEEAAAQGLIAGINAANKIQNMPSLEIKRSDAYIGVLIDDIVTKGTSEPYRMLTSRAEYRLLLRNDNVDERLVQYAYDNKMISKTEYEEVINKYKYIQKTIEELKNKFISSKSEIGIKYNVVNGISYLKLLANPAVDPIDILGTNYPYIDEITIQVRLFGYLKKQETAAEKMIRLEKLKLPKDIDYWKVENLATEARQKLNKIKPSTIGQATRISGINPADIQMLMFYLNNRKK; encoded by the coding sequence ATGATTAATAAAGAGTATGATGCCATTGTAATTGGTGGTGGTCATGCTGGAATCGAAGCAGTTTTTGCTTTAGCAAAAAGAAATTTAAAAGTTGCCCTAATTACCTTAAATATAAAAAGATTAGCAATGTTACCTTGTAATCCTTCTATTGGTGGATCTGCAAAAGGGATAATTACCCGAGAAATAGATACACTTGGAGGAGTCCAAGGTATTTTTGCTGATAAATCTATGATACAAATTAAGATGCTAAATACATCTAAAGGCCCAGCAGTTTGGTCTTTACGAGCTCAAATTGATAAAGAAAAGTATTCAGAAATTATTTTAGAAGCAATTCAAAAAGAAAAAAACATAACCTTAATTGAAGATGAAGTTGTTGATTTAATTGTGCAAAATAATAAATGTTTAGGAGTAGAAACATTACAAAATAATGAAATTCATTCAAAAGTAACAATAATGACAACTGGAGTTTATATGAACTCTAGAATACTTAGAGGAACAGATATAAAGAACGATGGACCAGATGGAGAAAAAAACAGTTCAGTTTTATCTCAAAATTTGGCTAAATATGGTTTTGAAATTCAAAGATTAAAAACTGGAACACCTTGTCGTATATATACTGATAGTATAGATTTTTCAAAAGTTGAACAAGAAGTATTAGATAAAACTGAATTACATTTTTCTAAACACTCTAATATAAGGTTAGATGAACAGACATCTTGTTTTTTAACTCACACTACTCCTAAAACAAAAGAAATAGTTTTAAAAAATTTAGATAGAAGTTCTTTGTATTCAGGTATTATTGTTGGAATAGGTCCTAGATATTGTCCAAGCATTGAAGATAAAATAGTTAGATTTCAAGAAAAAGAAACACATCATGTATTTTTTGAACCAGAAACATCTAGAGGCGATATTATGTATATCAACGGTCTTTCAACCTCAATGCCAGTAGATGTTCAGGATGAAATGATAAGATCTGTTCCTGGATTAGAAAATGCAAGAATTCAAAAATATGGTTACGCCATTGAATATGATGCAATTAATCCTCTTGAACTTTATAAATCTTTAGAATCTAAAGTTTTAGAAAACTTCTTTTCAGCTGGACAACCTAATGGTACAAGTGGTTATGAAGAAGCTGCAGCCCAAGGTTTAATAGCTGGTATAAATGCTGCAAATAAAATTCAAAATATGCCAAGTTTAGAAATAAAACGTTCTGATGCTTATATTGGAGTTTTAATTGATGATATTGTAACAAAAGGTACTTCTGAACCATATAGAATGCTAACTAGTAGAGCAGAATATCGTTTATTATTAAGAAATGATAACGTGGACGAGAGATTAGTTCAATATGCTTATGATAATAAAATGATATCTAAAACAGAATATGAAGAAGTAATTAATAAATATAAATATATTCAAAAAACAATTGAGGAATTAAAAAATAAATTTATTTCTTCAAAAAGTGAAATTGGTATTAAGTATAATGTAGTTAATGGAATTTCTTATTTAAAATTATTGGCCAACCCTGCTGTGGACCCTATTGATATTTTGGGAACAAATTATCCTTATATTGATGAAATAACAATTCAAGTTAGATTATTTGGTTACTTAAAAAAACAAGAAACAGCTGCAGAAAAAATGATAAGATTAGAAAAATTGAAATTGCCAAAAGATATTGATTATTGAAAAGTTGAAAATTTAGCAACAGAAGCAAGACAAAAATTGAATAAAATTAAACCTTCTACTATTGGCCAAGCCACAAGAATTAGCGGAATAAATCCAGCCGACATTCAAATGCTTATGTTTTATTTAAATAATAGGAAAAAATAA
- the rbfA gene encoding 30S ribosome-binding factor RbfA, which yields MNTINHERKTQLLLELIGNSFYELKDFDVANIAINDVILSTDGSHAKVFITLFRDKERYFEKITAMAPFIRSIVAKTWKYKKLPELVFMIDTVEPSAAKIEKILKEIK from the coding sequence ATGAACACAATTAATCACGAAAGAAAAACTCAACTATTATTAGAATTAATCGGTAATAGTTTTTATGAATTAAAAGATTTTGACGTAGCAAATATTGCTATAAACGATGTGATTTTATCAACAGATGGATCGCATGCAAAAGTATTTATTACTTTATTTAGAGATAAAGAAAGATATTTTGAAAAAATTACAGCAATGGCTCCATTTATACGTTCAATTGTTGCTAAAACCTGAAAGTATAAAAAACTACCAGAATTGGTGTTTATGATTGACACAGTTGAACCTTCAGCTGCAAAAATTGAAAAAATTTTAAAAGAAATTAAATAG
- the infB gene encoding translation initiation factor IF-2, with protein MGKQRNSKRTSNVSSIKEKLNTVETKVQDGVFIFSGPLTIAEFSLKIKKNSAEILTYFFKKGIIKTINTSLNEEEIAELCLNYDLDFKKEEVVDAENLFDKLEVADDPNDLFQRCPIVTIMGHVDHGKTTLIDQIRKSNILASEFGGITQHTGAYQVEYNNRKITFLDTPGHEAFTEMRLRGAKVTDIVVIVVAADDGVKPQTIEAIDHAKAANVPIIIFVNKMDKPGADVEKIKSQMSEQDIICEEWGGQNQFIYGSAINNQNIDKLLEAIFLQADLLDLKANLNRDAFGTIIESKIDKGRGSVSTVIVENGTLMPRDFIVAGGQYGNIRSLLSIEGKPLQKVLPGTPCVVTGLNKNPLSGDRFIVISDEKFAKKLADEKLYIEKQKELNEKNAFTFKDGKKTLNIIIKTDVQGTAEAIKQTLLKIGNEEVSVNVIRATAGELTRADLLLADTSNARIYSFNISVPNDIKKMAETKGIKIVSHNIIYKIVEELESIVKNLKEPVYEEKQIGLAVIIQKFFYSKVGAIAGCKMLEGQAKEYCKVEIIRRGKSIFKGNIDSLKREKNDVKVVEKGFDFGTHIKDFDKIEVDDELKFYEDVLV; from the coding sequence ATGGGTAAACAAAGAAATAGTAAAAGAACATCTAATGTAAGTAGCATTAAAGAGAAATTAAATACAGTAGAAACTAAAGTTCAAGATGGAGTGTTTATTTTTAGTGGTCCTTTAACAATTGCAGAATTTAGTTTAAAAATTAAAAAAAATTCAGCGGAGATATTAACTTATTTTTTTAAAAAAGGAATTATAAAAACTATCAATACTTCTCTTAACGAAGAAGAAATAGCAGAACTATGTTTAAATTATGATTTAGACTTTAAAAAAGAAGAAGTAGTGGATGCTGAAAATCTTTTTGACAAATTAGAAGTTGCCGATGATCCTAACGATCTATTTCAAAGATGTCCTATTGTTACAATAATGGGGCATGTTGATCATGGTAAAACAACATTAATTGATCAAATTAGAAAAAGCAATATTTTAGCTTCTGAATTTGGCGGAATTACTCAACATACCGGTGCATATCAAGTTGAATACAACAATAGAAAGATAACATTTTTAGACACACCAGGTCATGAAGCTTTTACTGAAATGCGTTTAAGAGGAGCTAAAGTTACAGATATAGTTGTAATAGTTGTCGCTGCTGATGATGGTGTTAAACCACAAACAATTGAAGCTATTGATCATGCTAAAGCAGCAAATGTTCCAATAATTATATTTGTAAATAAAATGGATAAACCAGGTGCTGATGTTGAAAAAATTAAAAGTCAAATGAGCGAACAAGATATTATTTGTGAGGAATGGGGCGGACAAAATCAATTTATTTATGGGTCAGCTATTAATAATCAAAATATTGATAAATTACTTGAAGCTATTTTCTTACAAGCAGACTTGTTAGATTTAAAAGCTAATTTAAATAGGGACGCTTTTGGAACAATTATTGAATCTAAGATTGATAAAGGTCGAGGATCTGTTTCTACTGTTATTGTTGAAAATGGAACCTTAATGCCTAGAGATTTTATTGTTGCTGGCGGTCAATATGGTAATATTCGTAGTTTATTATCAATAGAAGGCAAACCATTACAAAAAGTATTACCTGGAACTCCCTGTGTAGTTACAGGTTTAAATAAAAACCCTCTTTCTGGAGATAGATTTATTGTTATTAGTGATGAAAAATTTGCAAAAAAATTAGCGGATGAAAAATTATATATTGAAAAACAAAAAGAATTAAATGAAAAAAATGCCTTTACATTTAAAGATGGTAAAAAAACGTTAAATATAATTATTAAGACTGATGTTCAAGGAACGGCAGAGGCTATAAAGCAAACATTATTAAAAATAGGCAATGAAGAAGTTTCAGTTAATGTTATAAGAGCTACAGCAGGTGAATTAACAAGAGCAGATTTATTGTTAGCTGACACTTCAAATGCCCGAATATATTCGTTTAACATTAGTGTTCCTAACGATATTAAAAAAATGGCAGAAACAAAAGGTATCAAAATTGTTTCACACAATATTATTTATAAAATAGTTGAAGAATTAGAATCAATAGTAAAAAATTTAAAAGAACCAGTTTACGAAGAAAAGCAAATTGGCTTAGCAGTTATTATTCAAAAGTTCTTTTATTCTAAGGTTGGAGCTATAGCTGGATGCAAAATGTTAGAGGGTCAAGCCAAGGAATACTGCAAAGTGGAAATTATTAGAAGAGGCAAAAGTATATTTAAAGGTAATATAGATTCTTTAAAAAGAGAAAAAAATGATGTTAAAGTTGTAGAAAAAGGTTTCGATTTTGGCACACACATTAAAGATTTTGATAAAATAGAAGTAGATGATGAATTAAAATTTTATGAGGATGTATTAGTTTAA
- a CDS encoding YlxR family protein has product MKIDKNYLRKSIVDGKIYPVQELIRFAKFNNNFYFDPNFELGGRGAYCLKSKDQIETLFRKKLLNKAFRQNIDPEIYEKLRKEVNLWVNKEIVKEHLM; this is encoded by the coding sequence ATGAAGATTGATAAAAATTATTTACGTAAATCAATAGTTGATGGAAAAATTTATCCAGTGCAAGAATTAATAAGATTTGCAAAATTTAATAACAATTTTTACTTTGATCCAAATTTTGAATTAGGTGGCCGTGGTGCATATTGTTTAAAATCAAAAGATCAAATAGAGACTTTGTTTAGAAAAAAACTTTTAAATAAAGCATTTAGACAAAATATAGATCCAGAAATTTATGAAAAATTAAGAAAAGAGGTGAATTTATGGGTAAACAAAGAAATAGTAAAAGAACATCTAATGTAA
- the nusA gene encoding transcription termination factor NusA, protein MSFKSSNDTLKTKQIFEAIYNVAQIKKIDEDVVIDLFKSAVEQVIIGQYDRDAELEFIIDKNNKNFTVINHTKVVVSEPKTDDEIDNFYPCIEITLKEAQALDPKIKEKDIISAEIDFERFRKKDYQKILSIFNQQIRELEKQKTFEKYQVLIGTVVKARIFNISKTGTLLELYDGTPAYMSPSTTNQRLLSNLKPGDVLDVYIEDVKPESKNAQVLVSSVESKLINKLFEQEIPEVSQGFIEIVKVVRIPGERAKVAIRKTELAPFALEELGTVIGKNSERIEAISRQINNEKIDVVLFDEDKKKFVMNAISPSRVIDIIEKEDSLTQFPSYTVIVPNFHHTLAIGKKGQNVRLTSELTKTRLDIISQDQADKMGIQYTFDNANITEEQAKLKYEGKRIDLSSNTRRKYKSNNSYQENTFNIAEFDADLAELRQKAQETDHLFEKQLYESNIDDDIEKALQEIENMAGANDNDYDIYSGDVESRKQKLRNNKEEEDYEKITSTKLKDFKKDEDLSAGLEDLDLSDLDNEDW, encoded by the coding sequence ATGAGTTTCAAAAGTAGCAATGATACTTTAAAAACAAAACAAATTTTTGAGGCAATTTACAATGTTGCTCAAATAAAAAAAATTGACGAAGATGTGGTTATTGATTTATTTAAATCTGCTGTTGAGCAAGTTATCATAGGACAATATGATAGGGATGCTGAATTAGAATTTATTATTGATAAAAATAACAAAAACTTTACTGTTATTAACCATACAAAAGTAGTTGTATCAGAACCAAAAACTGATGATGAAATAGACAACTTTTATCCCTGTATTGAAATAACTTTAAAAGAAGCGCAAGCATTGGACCCTAAAATAAAAGAAAAAGATATAATTTCTGCTGAAATTGATTTTGAAAGATTTCGTAAAAAAGATTATCAAAAAATATTAAGTATTTTCAATCAACAAATTAGAGAACTAGAAAAACAAAAAACTTTTGAAAAATATCAAGTGTTAATCGGTACAGTTGTGAAAGCTAGAATTTTTAATATTTCAAAAACTGGCACATTGTTGGAATTATATGATGGAACTCCGGCTTATATGTCGCCTTCCACAACTAACCAAAGATTACTATCAAATTTAAAACCTGGAGATGTTCTAGATGTTTATATTGAAGATGTAAAACCAGAATCAAAAAATGCACAAGTATTAGTTTCATCAGTAGAATCAAAACTTATTAACAAACTTTTTGAACAAGAAATTCCCGAAGTTTCACAAGGTTTTATTGAAATTGTTAAAGTAGTTAGAATTCCTGGAGAAAGAGCTAAAGTCGCAATAAGAAAAACTGAATTGGCTCCTTTTGCATTAGAAGAATTAGGAACAGTTATTGGTAAAAACTCAGAAAGAATTGAAGCTATCTCTCGTCAAATTAATAATGAAAAAATTGATGTAGTTTTATTTGATGAGGATAAAAAGAAATTTGTTATGAATGCAATAAGCCCTTCTAGAGTTATTGATATTATTGAAAAAGAAGATTCATTGACTCAATTTCCTAGTTATACAGTTATAGTTCCTAATTTTCACCATACTTTAGCAATTGGCAAAAAAGGTCAAAATGTTCGTTTAACTTCAGAATTAACTAAAACAAGATTAGACATAATTAGCCAAGATCAAGCTGATAAAATGGGTATTCAATATACATTTGACAATGCCAATATAACTGAAGAACAAGCCAAACTTAAATATGAGGGCAAAAGAATTGATTTATCTTCTAATACAAGAAGAAAATACAAATCTAATAATTCTTATCAAGAAAATACATTTAACATTGCAGAGTTTGATGCAGATTTAGCAGAACTTAGACAAAAAGCACAAGAAACAGACCATTTATTTGAAAAGCAATTATACGAATCTAATATTGATGACGATATTGAAAAAGCCTTACAAGAAATAGAAAATATGGCTGGAGCAAATGATAATGATTACGATATATATTCAGGAGATGTAGAATCAAGAAAACAAAAATTAAGAAATAATAAGGAAGAAGAAGATTATGAAAAAATAACTTCTACAAAATTAAAAGATTTCAAAAAAGATGAAGATTTGAGTGCTGGGTTAGAAGATTTAGATTTAAGTGATTTAGACAATGAAGATTGATAA
- a CDS encoding helix-hairpin-helix domain-containing protein, with protein sequence MDISIKNVSKKLNISHDQVQKTLNLLKEGATIPFISRYRKEITGGLDEEQVSKINEYYAYDVELQKRKEYVMSILEEKKLLDEKTKAKIQNAITKQEVENIYEPFKVGKKTKATEAIALGLGPLAELILKNKDESFDVFNEAKKYINGDTLKDVDQVIEQTKFIIAQNVSQDIVAREYIKSQLYNFGTIVTKKKNTEDDKEVFKLYYDFSERVKNIPNHRILAITRAEDKKILSYTIQYNEKPLIYYLNNKYFINKRTAKITNEAIKDSLDRLIIPSIIREIKTDLFERAEKEAIELFSSNLESLLLAPATKNKNIMSIDPGYLNGCKIVILDKNGNYLEGFVIYPHIGNKEKFIQAVKKTHDMLNKYPIDLIVIGNGTASRETEEWVDKLLKVRREKGYNVDTKYAIVSEVGASVYSASKIAQEEFPDLELEYRSAINIGRKFQDPLNELIKIDPKSLGVGQYQHDVNQKELAQKLAYKVNKVVNLVGVDLNTATKFILEYVSGLSKSIAQNIVDYRNENGLFQDREELKKVKGLGPKAYEQCVGFLRIYDSKEFYDQTNIHPESYKLADRVVSILNIDLNNIDKNILKNANRDDLANKLNASRYDIDLIVDSLIAPGKDIRENKAGFIVNDQILKFEDIKVGQEIIGQIQNITNFGVFAYIGLKENVLIHITNMKKNDNQFIKHPSELVSVGDNLNIKIIDLDKKNGKIQGKIIW encoded by the coding sequence ATGGATATATCTATTAAGAACGTTTCTAAAAAATTGAATATAAGTCACGATCAAGTGCAAAAGACTTTAAATTTATTAAAAGAAGGTGCCACAATTCCTTTTATTTCTCGTTATAGAAAAGAAATAACAGGTGGTTTAGATGAGGAACAAGTATCTAAAATTAATGAATACTATGCATATGATGTGGAATTGCAAAAGAGAAAAGAATATGTAATGAGTATTCTTGAAGAAAAAAAATTATTAGATGAAAAAACAAAAGCCAAAATACAAAATGCAATTACAAAACAAGAAGTAGAAAATATTTATGAGCCATTTAAAGTTGGTAAAAAAACAAAAGCCACTGAAGCTATAGCTTTAGGTTTAGGACCCTTGGCAGAATTAATACTTAAAAACAAAGATGAAAGTTTCGATGTTTTTAATGAAGCTAAAAAATATATTAATGGAGATACTTTAAAGGACGTTGATCAAGTTATTGAGCAAACAAAATTTATTATAGCTCAAAATGTATCTCAAGACATAGTTGCTCGTGAATATATTAAGTCTCAATTGTATAATTTTGGTACTATTGTTACAAAGAAAAAAAATACTGAAGATGATAAAGAAGTATTTAAGCTTTATTATGATTTTTCTGAAAGAGTAAAAAATATTCCTAATCATAGAATTCTTGCAATAACTAGAGCCGAGGACAAAAAAATTCTTTCTTACACTATTCAGTACAATGAAAAACCCCTTATTTATTATTTAAATAATAAATATTTTATTAATAAAAGAACAGCTAAAATAACAAATGAAGCTATAAAAGATTCTTTAGATAGATTAATAATTCCTTCCATAATAAGAGAAATAAAAACAGATTTATTTGAAAGGGCTGAAAAAGAAGCTATCGAATTGTTTTCAAGTAATTTAGAATCTTTATTATTGGCTCCTGCTACAAAAAATAAAAACATTATGTCAATTGATCCAGGATATTTGAATGGATGCAAAATTGTAATTTTAGATAAAAATGGAAATTATTTAGAAGGTTTTGTAATTTATCCTCATATCGGAAATAAAGAAAAATTTATTCAAGCAGTTAAAAAGACCCATGATATGTTAAATAAATATCCTATTGATTTAATTGTTATAGGAAATGGAACAGCCAGTCGCGAAACAGAAGAATGAGTAGATAAATTATTAAAAGTTAGAAGAGAAAAAGGATATAACGTTGATACCAAATATGCAATAGTAAGTGAAGTGGGCGCTTCTGTGTATTCTGCTTCTAAAATAGCTCAAGAGGAATTTCCAGATTTAGAATTAGAATATAGATCTGCTATAAATATTGGAAGAAAATTTCAAGACCCTCTTAATGAATTAATTAAAATTGATCCAAAATCTTTAGGAGTTGGGCAATATCAACACGATGTTAACCAAAAAGAATTAGCGCAAAAATTAGCTTACAAAGTTAATAAAGTAGTTAACTTAGTTGGAGTTGATTTAAATACCGCAACTAAATTTATTTTAGAATATGTTTCAGGCCTTTCAAAATCTATTGCTCAAAATATAGTGGATTATAGAAATGAAAATGGTTTATTTCAAGATAGAGAGGAACTGAAAAAAGTAAAAGGATTAGGACCTAAGGCCTATGAACAATGTGTTGGTTTTTTAAGAATTTATGATTCTAAAGAATTTTATGATCAAACAAATATACACCCTGAATCATACAAGTTAGCAGATAGGGTTGTATCAATATTGAACATTGATTTAAACAATATTGATAAAAATATTTTGAAAAATGCAAATAGAGACGATTTGGCCAATAAATTAAATGCAAGTAGATATGATATAGATTTAATTGTTGATTCTTTAATAGCTCCTGGAAAAGATATCAGAGAAAATAAAGCCGGTTTTATTGTAAATGACCAAATTTTAAAATTTGAAGATATTAAAGTGGGCCAAGAAATTATTGGTCAAATTCAAAACATTACTAATTTTGGCGTATTTGCTTATATTGGTTTAAAAGAAAATGTTTTAATTCATATTACAAATATGAAAAAAAATGATAATCAATTTATAAAGCACCCAAGCGAGTTGGTTTCTGTTGGTGATAATTTAAATATAAAAATAATTGATCTTGATAAAAAAAATGGCAAAATACAAGGAAAAATTATTTGATAA
- the pip gene encoding prolyl aminopeptidase, with amino-acid sequence MFEPIEPYKTNYLKVSDIHSLYYEEAGNPKGEPILFVHGGPGGGISESNRQYFDPKHYRIILFDQRGCGKSIPSAEIKENTTMNLISDIELLRKKLNIEKWILFGGSWGTCLSLIYAINYPNRVKGLILRGIFLGRREDDYYLYQKGASQYFPEAYKEFSSFIPKNERGDLIKAYSKYLNHKDINIAYKAAYHWAKWELGLITMNPLPDIETILENNKANLELARLENHYFVNHLFLDDDNYILNNIKNIENIPTIIIHGRYDMDCRPEGAYLLHNKLKKSKLNFVIAGHSSREIEIANALVEATEEFKSSK; translated from the coding sequence ATGTTTGAACCAATAGAACCATACAAAACAAATTATTTAAAAGTAAGCGATATTCATAGTTTATATTATGAAGAAGCGGGCAATCCAAAAGGAGAACCGATTTTGTTTGTTCATGGAGGACCCGGTGGGGGTATATCAGAATCTAATAGACAATATTTTGATCCTAAACATTATCGAATAATTCTTTTTGACCAAAGAGGTTGTGGAAAATCTATTCCCTCAGCTGAAATAAAAGAAAATACCACTATGAATTTAATTAGTGATATTGAACTTTTAAGAAAAAAATTAAATATTGAGAAATGAATCTTGTTTGGCGGTTCTTGAGGGACTTGCTTAAGTTTGATTTATGCTATAAATTATCCTAATAGAGTTAAAGGATTAATATTAAGAGGTATATTTTTAGGACGTCGTGAAGATGATTATTATTTATATCAAAAAGGTGCCTCTCAATATTTTCCTGAAGCCTATAAAGAATTTTCTTCTTTTATTCCTAAAAACGAGCGTGGCGATTTAATTAAAGCATATTCTAAATATTTAAATCATAAAGATATTAATATTGCATATAAAGCAGCATATCATTGAGCTAAATGAGAATTAGGTCTAATAACAATGAACCCTTTACCTGATATTGAAACAATATTAGAAAACAATAAAGCCAATTTGGAATTAGCTAGATTAGAAAATCATTACTTTGTGAACCATCTTTTTTTAGATGATGATAATTACATTTTGAATAATATAAAAAATATTGAAAACATACCAACAATTATAATTCATGGAAGATATGATATGGACTGTCGTCCAGAAGGCGCTTATTTATTGCATAATAAATTAAAAAAATCTAAATTAAATTTTGTAATAGCTGGTCATTCATCAAGGGAAATAGAAATAGCTAATGCTTTAGTAGAAGCCACTGAAGAATTTAAAAGTAGCAAATAA